A single window of Halobacillus naozhouensis DNA harbors:
- a CDS encoding DUF4037 domain-containing protein yields the protein MNLEELARKVAKVYEQNAKVEAVYIAGSVARGWEDSFSDIELNVLWSEGPTDQDRLSVIEQVNGELLDFYGFEDDEWSETFKFEGVKFEISSFLTETIRKVINRVTKEFDISLAGQCLISSIHYGVPVAGAELMDGFKAKVQVYPEQLGHVMIDAYSDFGNQWKNRRVLLEREDWLMLYSVMTTMQRHLMGILYGLNCMYVHHPDFKWQQQTLDEMNIKPTDITKRMERVFLSSPDQGLHELEQVVQEVQELVREKE from the coding sequence ATGAATCTAGAAGAATTGGCTAGAAAAGTGGCAAAGGTATATGAGCAAAATGCTAAGGTGGAAGCTGTTTATATTGCTGGCTCTGTTGCACGTGGCTGGGAGGATAGTTTCTCAGATATCGAGTTGAACGTCCTATGGTCTGAGGGGCCGACAGATCAAGACAGGTTATCAGTAATTGAACAGGTGAATGGAGAGCTGCTAGATTTCTATGGATTTGAAGATGATGAATGGTCCGAAACATTTAAGTTTGAGGGTGTTAAGTTCGAAATAAGCAGCTTTCTCACCGAAACAATTCGTAAGGTGATCAATCGTGTAACAAAAGAATTTGATATTAGTTTAGCTGGTCAATGTTTGATTTCATCGATTCACTACGGCGTTCCTGTAGCAGGCGCTGAATTGATGGATGGTTTCAAGGCCAAAGTCCAGGTGTACCCTGAACAATTGGGACACGTGATGATTGATGCATATTCAGATTTTGGGAATCAATGGAAGAACCGAAGGGTTTTACTAGAACGAGAAGATTGGTTGATGCTTTATTCGGTCATGACAACGATGCAGCGTCATTTGATGGGAATATTATATGGGTTAAATTGCATGTATGTCCATCACCCTGACTTCAAATGGCAGCAACAGACTTTGGATGAAATGAATATTAAACCAACCGATATTACTAAAAGAATGGAACGTGTATTTTTATCGAGCCCAGATCAAGGATTACATGAACTTGAGCAGGTAGTTCAAGAAGTTCAGGAGCTTGTCAGGGAAAAAGAATAG